A window of Bacillus sp. BGMRC 2118 genomic DNA:
GTGAAGGGTCAATACCGGCAGTGATACAGGCATCTTCAAATGAAAAGACACTCATTCGCATGCATGGACGAAATGTTCACGGCTGGACAAAACCCAAGGAAGGAAACTGGCGTGAAGTGCGATACCTATATCGATATAACGAGAAGGAACTAAATGAATGGATTCAACATGTGACGGAATTAATGAAGCAAAGTAACGATATATATCTATTATTCAACAATAATTCTGGTGGGGACGCAGCAGACAATGCAAAGCAATTTATTGAAATGCTAGGACTTGAATATACAGGCCTTGCACCAAAGCAACTCAACTTATTTTAATGGAGTTATCCATTACGGGGTGGAATATGAAGAAGATTCACTTATATCACACTAATGACTTACATAGTCATTTTAATCAATGGCCAAAAGTGGCACAATTCATAAAAGAACGTCGAGCACATCATGAATTAAGCGGTGAAGAGATGCTGCTATTGGATATTGGAGATCATATGGACCGCTTTCATCCAATTACAGAGGCAACACGAGGAAGAGCGAATGTACAGTTAATGAATGAACTGGAATATGATTTTGTGACAATCGGTAATAACGAGGGAATTACATTAGCTCATGAGGAACTTGATGAATTGTATGAAGAAGGTTCTTTTCAAGTATTGGTGGGGAATTTATTGGATTCAGATCGAGAAGTACCGAAATGGGCAAACAGGTACTCCATCCATCAAACAGAATCAGGAGTAAATGTGGGAATTATCGGGGTGACAGTACCATTTCAAAAGTTTTATGAGCTATTGAACTGGCATGTATTGAATCCGCTTGAGGAACTGCCGAAACTTATTCAGGAAGTGAAGAATCAAGGTGCAGATTTGGTCATACTGCTATCTCATTTAGGAATCAGTGATGATGAGAAAATTGCAAGAGAAATCGAAGGAATCGACGTGATATTGGGAGCACATACCCACCATTTACTACCTGATGGTAGCCAAGTAAATCAGACACTCCTTTGCGGGGCAGGTAAGTTCGGAATGAACATTGGTCATGTTGAAATGTGCATTCATCCAACAAATAAGATACAGGTTCAAGCAACTGTTCATTCTGTTGAAGAGACAAGTGAATGTCCTGATACAGTAAAGTTAATAGAAAAAGAATTAAATCATGCACATGAGATTTTAAACCAACGAGTAGCATATCTCGATAAGCCACTCCATGTGGATTGGTTTGAAGAATCACCTTTTCCGAAGCTTCTAGCAGAAGCGATTAGAGAATGGTGCGGGGCAGACATTGGAATGATTTGTTCGGGTCTACTTTTGGATTCTTTAGAAAAAGGGAATGTTACACTTGGGGACCTTCATCGTGTTTGTCCACACCCTATTAATCCTTGTTTGGTCGTACTTGAAGGTGATGAACTGAAAGAAATCATTCTTCATGCTGCAACATCTGAAATGGAACAGCTACGCATGAAAGGCTTTGGATTTAGAGGAGAAGTAATCGGTAAGATGATTTACGATGGAGTAGAAATTGAAACAAAAAGTCTAGAAGATGGTAAAGAACATGTTACCTCCATATTTATCAATGGACAACGCATACACCCCAAAAAGGAATATCGGATTGCGACCCTGGATATGTTCACGTTTGGCTCCTTGTTTCCTGAAATTTCACATGCAACGAATAAAAAATACTACCTGCCTGAAATGCTTCGTGACCTTTTAAAATGGAAATTATCACGTATGCAGGAATAATGCACAGAATCCTTTCCTTTTCATAAGATGTAGAGAGGAAAGGGGTGTGAAAAGATGGTAACAATGACACCAATTATAATAGATGGTCACCAGTTCACAGCCATCACTGTGAAGCTACCAAAGACGAATTTTATGGCGGTGACAACTGAAAAGGGATATATTATGTGTGGCGCTCTTGATGTTGCTTTATTAAATGAGAAACTGAAGGACCGTGGGATTGTTGCAGGAAGAGCAGTAGGGGTACGAACAATCGAACAACTTCTTGAAGCTCCTCTTGAATCAGTGACATACGAAGCAGAGAACTTAGGAATTAACGTAGGGACACTCGGCAAAGATGCCCTTATTAAAATGCTCTAAACTTTCGAAAGTTTTATATATGAAATGAACCTGTCAAAGTAAATTTGACAGGTTTCGTCATTTTTCGTCATAAATGAACTTACAATTTCTATCACATGATATATACTATAGATATCTGAACTTTGAATAAGGGGACTGAAATGAAACTAGTTGCAACTACTTCCATTAAACCTGGTACAACGTTAAGTAAGGCGATCAAGAACCAAAAGGGACAAGTTCTTATTAATGAGGGTGTGCCGTTAACAGAAAGAATGATTATGCGTCTTCTAGATTACCGAATCTCGTTCGTTTATATCGATGAAGAAAAAACAAAAGATATTGAAGCTAAAGGTACGATTAGCGATGAAACGTATAGCAAAGCAATTCAAACCATTGAGAACACATTTAACGAGTTAAAATCAGAAGGTGGAATGACAAACTCTTTTGTCATTGAAAAAGCGACGAAACAGTTTACTGACGTGATTCAGTCAGTCTTGTCTGAATTAAAGGGAAATGAAGAATTATTCACTCTTCTAAGTAATGTAATAGTTCATGATCATTATATTTTTACTCATTCATTTAACGTAACGTTATATTCTCTAGCTATTGGAATTAAGTTAAATTTAAGTGAGAAACAATTAGAGGCATTAGGTCTTGGTGCCTTATTACATGATGTAGGGAAAATGCTAATACCTCATGACATCCTATT
This region includes:
- a CDS encoding bifunctional metallophosphatase/5'-nucleotidase, which translates into the protein MKKIHLYHTNDLHSHFNQWPKVAQFIKERRAHHELSGEEMLLLDIGDHMDRFHPITEATRGRANVQLMNELEYDFVTIGNNEGITLAHEELDELYEEGSFQVLVGNLLDSDREVPKWANRYSIHQTESGVNVGIIGVTVPFQKFYELLNWHVLNPLEELPKLIQEVKNQGADLVILLSHLGISDDEKIAREIEGIDVILGAHTHHLLPDGSQVNQTLLCGAGKFGMNIGHVEMCIHPTNKIQVQATVHSVEETSECPDTVKLIEKELNHAHEILNQRVAYLDKPLHVDWFEESPFPKLLAEAIREWCGADIGMICSGLLLDSLEKGNVTLGDLHRVCPHPINPCLVVLEGDELKEIILHAATSEMEQLRMKGFGFRGEVIGKMIYDGVEIETKSLEDGKEHVTSIFINGQRIHPKKEYRIATLDMFTFGSLFPEISHATNKKYYLPEMLRDLLKWKLSRMQE
- a CDS encoding DUF1805 domain-containing protein codes for the protein MVTMTPIIIDGHQFTAITVKLPKTNFMAVTTEKGYIMCGALDVALLNEKLKDRGIVAGRAVGVRTIEQLLEAPLESVTYEAENLGINVGTLGKDALIKML
- a CDS encoding HD-GYP domain-containing protein, whose product is MKLVATTSIKPGTTLSKAIKNQKGQVLINEGVPLTERMIMRLLDYRISFVYIDEEKTKDIEAKGTISDETYSKAIQTIENTFNELKSEGGMTNSFVIEKATKQFTDVIQSVLSELKGNEELFTLLSNVIVHDHYIFTHSFNVTLYSLAIGIKLNLSEKQLEALGLGALLHDVGKMLIPHDILLKPGKLSMEEYEMVKKHTTDGFNLLRNLPNVPLTAAHCALQHHERLDGSGYPRGISGDEIHLFGKILAVADVFDAVTTNRVYRQAMLPHEGLEILYGGTGIHFDPKMVEAFRNAVAIYPVGLSVTFNDGRTGIVSTQNPGYCDRPIVRILEENGVEVEPYEVDLKEDLGVMITKCSLEAESA